In Macadamia integrifolia cultivar HAES 741 chromosome 5, SCU_Mint_v3, whole genome shotgun sequence, a single window of DNA contains:
- the LOC122080397 gene encoding uncharacterized protein LOC122080397 — MDNSVSPPRQGCCFCYSSSKKLATKKAKNSGVAELDIDGRDWGKNDEILSDMSTFSLKEQQKKLKKALKEEEKVTREAEKVVDWVKQASARIDISAIEEILSENEKSK, encoded by the coding sequence ATGGATAATTCTGTGTCTCCACCACGACAGGGTTGCTGCTTTTGCTATTCTTCTTCAAAGAAGCTGGCTACAAAGAAAGCTAAGAATAGTGGAGTTGCTGAACTTGATATAGATGGGAGAGATTGGGGAAAGAACGACGAGATTCTATCAGATATGAGTACATTTTCGCTGaaagaacaacaaaagaagCTTAAGAAGGCattgaaagaagaggaaaaagttaCTAGGGAGGCTGAGAAAGTGGTGGATTGGGTGAAGCAAGCATCGGCAAGGATCGATATTTCTGCAATTGAAGAAATTCTAAGTGAGAATGAAAAATCAAAGTAG
- the LOC122079270 gene encoding N6-mAMP deaminase isoform X3 yields the protein MEGWISLPKIELHAHLNGSIRNSTLLELARVLGDEGVLVSADVEHVIMKDDRSLPECFKLFDLIHVVTTDHETVTRITKEVVEDFAAENTVYLELRTTPKKNESKGMSKRSYMEAVINGLRGIDAVDVVFTPACGRTEISISSPINDSCNGLTRRKIYVRLLLSIDRRETTAAAMETVQLALEMRDLGVVGIDLSGNPVVGEWETFLPALKFAREQGLSVTLHCGEVPNQKEIQAMLDFLPQRIGHACCLEEEDWRKLKSSKIPVEICLTSNIRTETIGSIDIHHFVDLYNAKHPLVLCTDDTGVFSTSLSREYSIAAASFAGKGCY from the exons atGGAGGGTTGGATCTCGCTGCCAAAAATCGAGCTCCACGCTCACCTCAATGGCTCCATTAGAAATTCCACGTTGCT TGAACTTGCTAGAGTTCTGGGTGATGAGGGTGTCCTAGTTTCTGCAGATGTGGAGCATGTAATCATGAAGG ATGACCGATCTTTGCCCGAGTGCTTCAAGTTGTTTGATCTCATCCATGTAGTTACAACTGATCATGAAACTGTCACAAGAATCACTAAAGAA GTTGTTGAAGACTTTGCTGCTGAGAACACTGTGTATCTAGAGCTAAGGACAACACCGAAG AAGAATGAATCCAAAGGGATGAGCAAACGCTCTTACATGGAAGCTGTGATAAATGGTCTGAGGGGCATTGATGCAGTTGATGTTGTTTTTACTCCTGCTTGTGGAAGAACAGAAATCTCCATCTCTTCACCTATCAATGATTCTTGTAATGGCCTAACAAGAAGAAAGATATACGTTCGCCTTCTTCTCAGCATTGATCGTCGTGAAACCACTGCAGCAGCAATGGAAACT GTTCAACTAGCACTGGAAATGAGGGATCTGGGGGTAGTTGGTATTGATCTTTCTGGCAATCCTGTTGTGGGGGAATG GGAAACATTCTTGCCAGCATTAAAATTTGCCAGGGAACAAGGCCTTTCTGTTACACTTCATTGTGGTGAG GTGCCCAATCAGAAGGAAATCCAAGCAATGCTGGATTTTCTTCCCCAGAGAATTGGCCATGCCTGTTGCCTTGAAGAGGAGGACTGGAGAAAGCTGAAATCATCCAAAATTCCG GTTGAGATTTGTTTGACATCCAACATCAGAACTGAAACCATCGGTTCCATTGACATTCATCATTTTG TAGATCTCTACAATGCGAAGCACCCATTAGTTTTGTGCACTGATGACACTGGGGTTTTCTCAACCAGTCTTTCCCGTGAGTACAGCATTGCGGCAGCTTCATTtg CTGGCAAGGGATGCTATTGA
- the LOC122079270 gene encoding N6-mAMP deaminase isoform X4, with product MEGWISLPKIELHAHLNGSIRNSTLLELARVLGDEGVLVSADVEHVIMKDDRSLPECFKLFDLIHVVTTDHETVTRITKEVVEDFAAENTVYLELRTTPKKNESKGMSKRSYMEAVINGLRGIDAVDVVFTPACGRTEISISSPINDSCNGLTRRKIYVRLLLSIDRRETTAAAMETVQLALEMRDLGVVGIDLSGNPVVGEWETFLPALKFAREQGLSVTLHCGEVPNQKEIQAMLDFLPQRIGHACCLEEEDWRKLKSSKIPVEICLTSNIRTETIGSIDIHHFDLYNAKHPLVLCTDDTGVFSTSLSREYSIAAASFAGKGCY from the exons atGGAGGGTTGGATCTCGCTGCCAAAAATCGAGCTCCACGCTCACCTCAATGGCTCCATTAGAAATTCCACGTTGCT TGAACTTGCTAGAGTTCTGGGTGATGAGGGTGTCCTAGTTTCTGCAGATGTGGAGCATGTAATCATGAAGG ATGACCGATCTTTGCCCGAGTGCTTCAAGTTGTTTGATCTCATCCATGTAGTTACAACTGATCATGAAACTGTCACAAGAATCACTAAAGAA GTTGTTGAAGACTTTGCTGCTGAGAACACTGTGTATCTAGAGCTAAGGACAACACCGAAG AAGAATGAATCCAAAGGGATGAGCAAACGCTCTTACATGGAAGCTGTGATAAATGGTCTGAGGGGCATTGATGCAGTTGATGTTGTTTTTACTCCTGCTTGTGGAAGAACAGAAATCTCCATCTCTTCACCTATCAATGATTCTTGTAATGGCCTAACAAGAAGAAAGATATACGTTCGCCTTCTTCTCAGCATTGATCGTCGTGAAACCACTGCAGCAGCAATGGAAACT GTTCAACTAGCACTGGAAATGAGGGATCTGGGGGTAGTTGGTATTGATCTTTCTGGCAATCCTGTTGTGGGGGAATG GGAAACATTCTTGCCAGCATTAAAATTTGCCAGGGAACAAGGCCTTTCTGTTACACTTCATTGTGGTGAG GTGCCCAATCAGAAGGAAATCCAAGCAATGCTGGATTTTCTTCCCCAGAGAATTGGCCATGCCTGTTGCCTTGAAGAGGAGGACTGGAGAAAGCTGAAATCATCCAAAATTCCG GTTGAGATTTGTTTGACATCCAACATCAGAACTGAAACCATCGGTTCCATTGACATTCATCATTTTG ATCTCTACAATGCGAAGCACCCATTAGTTTTGTGCACTGATGACACTGGGGTTTTCTCAACCAGTCTTTCCCGTGAGTACAGCATTGCGGCAGCTTCATTtg CTGGCAAGGGATGCTATTGA
- the LOC122079270 gene encoding N6-mAMP deaminase isoform X1 has product MEGWISLPKIELHAHLNGSIRNSTLLELARVLGDEGVLVSADVEHVIMKDDRSLPECFKLFDLIHVVTTDHETVTRITKEVVEDFAAENTVYLELRTTPKKNESKGMSKRSYMEAVINGLRGIDAVDVVFTPACGRTEISISSPINDSCNGLTRRKIYVRLLLSIDRRETTAAAMETVQLALEMRDLGVVGIDLSGNPVVGEWETFLPALKFAREQGLSVTLHCGEVPNQKEIQAMLDFLPQRIGHACCLEEEDWRKLKSSKIPVEICLTSNIRTETIGSIDIHHFVDLYNAKHPLVLCTDDTGVFSTSLSREYSIAAASFGLDNREIFQLARDAIEYAFADDGVKEDLREIFDSAVKKLGL; this is encoded by the exons atGGAGGGTTGGATCTCGCTGCCAAAAATCGAGCTCCACGCTCACCTCAATGGCTCCATTAGAAATTCCACGTTGCT TGAACTTGCTAGAGTTCTGGGTGATGAGGGTGTCCTAGTTTCTGCAGATGTGGAGCATGTAATCATGAAGG ATGACCGATCTTTGCCCGAGTGCTTCAAGTTGTTTGATCTCATCCATGTAGTTACAACTGATCATGAAACTGTCACAAGAATCACTAAAGAA GTTGTTGAAGACTTTGCTGCTGAGAACACTGTGTATCTAGAGCTAAGGACAACACCGAAG AAGAATGAATCCAAAGGGATGAGCAAACGCTCTTACATGGAAGCTGTGATAAATGGTCTGAGGGGCATTGATGCAGTTGATGTTGTTTTTACTCCTGCTTGTGGAAGAACAGAAATCTCCATCTCTTCACCTATCAATGATTCTTGTAATGGCCTAACAAGAAGAAAGATATACGTTCGCCTTCTTCTCAGCATTGATCGTCGTGAAACCACTGCAGCAGCAATGGAAACT GTTCAACTAGCACTGGAAATGAGGGATCTGGGGGTAGTTGGTATTGATCTTTCTGGCAATCCTGTTGTGGGGGAATG GGAAACATTCTTGCCAGCATTAAAATTTGCCAGGGAACAAGGCCTTTCTGTTACACTTCATTGTGGTGAG GTGCCCAATCAGAAGGAAATCCAAGCAATGCTGGATTTTCTTCCCCAGAGAATTGGCCATGCCTGTTGCCTTGAAGAGGAGGACTGGAGAAAGCTGAAATCATCCAAAATTCCG GTTGAGATTTGTTTGACATCCAACATCAGAACTGAAACCATCGGTTCCATTGACATTCATCATTTTG TAGATCTCTACAATGCGAAGCACCCATTAGTTTTGTGCACTGATGACACTGGGGTTTTCTCAACCAGTCTTTCCCGTGAGTACAGCATTGCGGCAGCTTCATTtg GTCTTGACAATAGGGAAATATTTCAGCTGGCAAGGGATGCTATTGAATATGCCTTTGCTGATGATGGAGTGAAGGAGGATCTAAGGGAAATCTTTGATTCAGCTGTTAAAAAGCTGGGATTGTGA
- the LOC122079270 gene encoding N6-mAMP deaminase isoform X2: MEGWISLPKIELHAHLNGSIRNSTLLELARVLGDEGVLVSADVEHVIMKDDRSLPECFKLFDLIHVVTTDHETVTRITKEVVEDFAAENTVYLELRTTPKKNESKGMSKRSYMEAVINGLRGIDAVDVVFTPACGRTEISISSPINDSCNGLTRRKIYVRLLLSIDRRETTAAAMETVQLALEMRDLGVVGIDLSGNPVVGEWETFLPALKFAREQGLSVTLHCGEVPNQKEIQAMLDFLPQRIGHACCLEEEDWRKLKSSKIPVEICLTSNIRTETIGSIDIHHFDLYNAKHPLVLCTDDTGVFSTSLSREYSIAAASFGLDNREIFQLARDAIEYAFADDGVKEDLREIFDSAVKKLGL, from the exons atGGAGGGTTGGATCTCGCTGCCAAAAATCGAGCTCCACGCTCACCTCAATGGCTCCATTAGAAATTCCACGTTGCT TGAACTTGCTAGAGTTCTGGGTGATGAGGGTGTCCTAGTTTCTGCAGATGTGGAGCATGTAATCATGAAGG ATGACCGATCTTTGCCCGAGTGCTTCAAGTTGTTTGATCTCATCCATGTAGTTACAACTGATCATGAAACTGTCACAAGAATCACTAAAGAA GTTGTTGAAGACTTTGCTGCTGAGAACACTGTGTATCTAGAGCTAAGGACAACACCGAAG AAGAATGAATCCAAAGGGATGAGCAAACGCTCTTACATGGAAGCTGTGATAAATGGTCTGAGGGGCATTGATGCAGTTGATGTTGTTTTTACTCCTGCTTGTGGAAGAACAGAAATCTCCATCTCTTCACCTATCAATGATTCTTGTAATGGCCTAACAAGAAGAAAGATATACGTTCGCCTTCTTCTCAGCATTGATCGTCGTGAAACCACTGCAGCAGCAATGGAAACT GTTCAACTAGCACTGGAAATGAGGGATCTGGGGGTAGTTGGTATTGATCTTTCTGGCAATCCTGTTGTGGGGGAATG GGAAACATTCTTGCCAGCATTAAAATTTGCCAGGGAACAAGGCCTTTCTGTTACACTTCATTGTGGTGAG GTGCCCAATCAGAAGGAAATCCAAGCAATGCTGGATTTTCTTCCCCAGAGAATTGGCCATGCCTGTTGCCTTGAAGAGGAGGACTGGAGAAAGCTGAAATCATCCAAAATTCCG GTTGAGATTTGTTTGACATCCAACATCAGAACTGAAACCATCGGTTCCATTGACATTCATCATTTTG ATCTCTACAATGCGAAGCACCCATTAGTTTTGTGCACTGATGACACTGGGGTTTTCTCAACCAGTCTTTCCCGTGAGTACAGCATTGCGGCAGCTTCATTtg GTCTTGACAATAGGGAAATATTTCAGCTGGCAAGGGATGCTATTGAATATGCCTTTGCTGATGATGGAGTGAAGGAGGATCTAAGGGAAATCTTTGATTCAGCTGTTAAAAAGCTGGGATTGTGA
- the LOC122078392 gene encoding E3 ubiquitin-protein ligase AIP2 — MTSISEDSLKERLQELQKQLGKKQMFEAAVSSIKSLLIETYPSASPSLRNSIYSVVCRVATILQSRYTAPGFWLAGLQLFEAAEGFITESSERENLKSYISRARGHLHDIDDQSEVPQSVQNSIHRDSGYLFEGHLTVDPEPPQPAWLRAQNVIAAAESSMRQSENGNAPESATEVLQDLINHMQQNLQDFESVIESALLDIDTVHHPRAPPASKEVVAKLPVITITEEILAKLGNETKCAVCTDELVLNDEMQELPCKHLFHPPCLKPWLDEHNSCPICRHELQTDDHGYESWKEREKEAEEERKGAANAVRGGEYMYV, encoded by the exons ATGACTTCTATTTCTGAGGATTCTTTGAAGGAAAGGCTGCAGGAATTGCAGAAACAGCTCGGGAAGAAACAGATGTTCGAAGCGGCCGTCTCCTCGATTAAATCTTTGCTTATTGAAACTTATCCATCCGCTTCACCCTCTCTCCGGAACTCG ATCTACTCTGTTGTTTGTCGGGTTGCAACCATTCTACAGTCAAGATACACTGCACCTGGATTTTGGCTTGCTGGTTTGCAGCTTTTTGAAGCGGCTGAAGGCTTCATTACTGAGTCTTCTGAAAGAGAAAATTTGAAGTCTTATATTTCTAGAGCACGTGGTCATTTGCATGACATAGATGATCAGTCGGAGGTTCCTCAATCTGTGCAGAATAGTATTCATAGAG ATTCTGGGTATCTTTTTGAGGGGCATCTCACTGTTGATCCTGAGCCCCCGCAACCTGCATGGCTTAGGGCACAGAATGTCATTGCTGCAGCCGAATCATCAATGAGGCAATCAGAGAATGGTAATGCACCAGAAAGTGCAACTGAAGTTCTACAAGACTTGATAAATCACATGCAACAGAATTTGCAGGACTTTGAGAGTGTCATTGAAAGTGCATTGCTG GATATTGATACTGTTCATCATCCAAGAGCACCGCCTGCGAGTAAAGAAGTGGTTGCAAAACTACCTGTTATCACTATTACTGAGGAAATCCTAGCAAAGCTGGGAAATGAGACAAAGTGTGCTGTTTGCACTGACGAACTGGTTTTAAATGACGAGATGCAGGAATTGCCTTGCAAGCACTTGTTCCACCCACCTTGTCTGAAGCCATGGCTG GATGAACACAACTCCTGCCCAATCTGCCGACATGAGCTGCAAACTGATGATCATGGCTATGAGAGTTGGAAAGAACGGGAGAAGGAGgctgaagaagaaaggaaaggggCTGCAAATGCCGTTCGTGGTGGTGAATATATGTATGTGTAA
- the LOC122079202 gene encoding putative WEB family protein At1g65010, chloroplastic, whose translation MQPQLDPPQEELEKAKAQMTAMEEEKDRLLDELREMKKVAEQANLTLSEALLAQKGPQQCLETEKTRAYELEQASITSAQKRDQAWQLELEAVQKQHSMDMDAHVNALSSAGQEIDRIRQELVLALEAKDAAAKMAEDSRNVAEANSKRISELSAELNSVEESLANSTEQLVMKEEDKEAMRIELEKAKHIAVELEEKEASLKKLKQELSDGKESESRMLNCLSETEMQLQTLQNEMEKAKESESKTFHSFTTQTEQLDQTRNLLEEARLEVTCLLEKIENLERSSGQSSTDPGVSHCYLETPNPDSQSIEETVRVLKYELQAAKEQLAHAQEGEAQALSKVQSLTEEMHGFKIEMKLATDAEEKSRKAMDDLALALKEVLMEANLMKEKLLSSESDRDYAKEEVERLNQMLKNTEEKYIGLLSEARKEIKRIKDESERTKLEVEESNLAWNGKELGFISCIKRAEEECNDAKQESSRLLESVRQAEHVIRVSREETYKLRDILKQALNEANVAKEAAGIAQAENYQLKDSLAEKDITLQVLTRENERLRINEAAALENIKELKRLLSTTATETASPATTTATSPATSTATPPPTPPPKLAGLGAELKELEALKNRENNGSKRLAKVLHIDLEDLRVPNGYKEADGDSEIDETLKGSIFDVDSPGPIPHHRRASSSFTDDTINSEDLDILDGSQLDDLDHDRNGHRKKRALIRRFGDLLKKTSFHRREATIS comes from the coding sequence ATGCAACCACAATTGGATCCGCCTCAAGAAGAACTGGAGAAGGCAAAGGCGCAAATGACAGCAATGGAAGAGGAGAAAGATCGCCTTCTCGATGAGCTCAGAGAGATGAAGAAGGTCGCTGAGCAGGCGAATTTAACGCTGAGTGAGGCCTTGTTGGCTCAAAAAGGACCACAGCAATGTTTGGAGACTGAGAAGACACGGGCCTATGAATTGGAGCAGGCAAGCATTACGTCAGCCCAGAAGAGGGATCAGGCATGGCAGCTTGAGCTCGAGGCAGTTCAGAAACAGCATTCCATGGACATGGATGCTCATGTGAACGCTCTCTCATCTGCTGGCCAAGAGATTGATCGTATCCGTCAAGAGCTTGTATTAGCCTTGGAAGCGAAAGATGCTGCTGCCAAGATGGCCGAAGATTCTAGGAATGTTGCTGAGGCCAATTCCAAAAGGATCTCAGAACTCTCTGCAGAGCTCAACTCTGTCGAGGAATCACTGGCTAATTCAACTGAGCAATTAGTTATGAAAGAGGAAGATAAAGAAGCCATGAGGATTGAGCTGGAAAAGGCAAAACACATAGCTGTAGAGTTGGAGGAAAAAGAAGCCTCACTAAAGAAGCTAAAACAGGAACTTTCTGATGGAAAAGAGTCGGAGTCTCGCATGCTGAATTGCTTATCTGAAACTGAGATGCAACTTCAGACGCTGCAGAATGAAATGGAGAAAGCTAAGGAATCAGAATCGAAAACGTTCCATTCCTTTACAACCCAAACAGAACAGCTTGATCAAACCAGGAATTTGCTTGAAGAAGCTAGGCTAGAGGTGACCTGTCTCCTTGAGAAGATTGAAAACTTGGAAAGGTCATCTGGGCAAAGTAGTACAGATCCTGGAGTTTCTCATTGCTACCTTGAGACGCCAAATCCTGATTCTCAATCCATAGAGGAAACCGTACGAGTTCTTAAGTATGAGCTCCAAGCTGCAAAAGAGCAGTTGGCCCATGCCCAAGAAGGAGAAGCACAAGCATTGTCAAAGGTCCAAAGTTTAACCGAGGAGATGCATGGGTTCAAAATTGAAATGAAGTTAGCTACAGATGCAGAAGAGAAGAGTAGGAAGGCAATGGATGACCTAGCATTAGCCCTTAAAGAAGTCTTAATGGAGGccaacttgatgaaggagaagctCCTCTCAAGTGAATCTGATAGAGATTATGCAAAGGAAGAGGTTGAACGGTTGAACCAGATGCTAAAGAACACAGAGGAGAAATACATAGGGCTCTTAAGTGAAGCAAGGAAGGAAATCAAACGGATTAAAGATGAATCTGAGAGAACGAAATTAGAGGTTGAGGAATCAAACTTGGCTTGGAATGGAAAAGAGCTTGGGTTTATTAGTTGTATAAAAAGAGCTGAGGAGGAGTGCAATGATGCAAAACAAGAGAGCAGCAGATTGTTAGAATCAGTAAGACAGGCTGAGCACGTGATTCGAGTGTCAAGGGAAGAGACATACAAGTTGCGAGATATACTCAAACAAGCCCTGAACGAGGCTAATGTTGCAAAGGAAGCTGCAGGGATTGCCCAGGCAGAGAATTACCAACTGAAGGATAGCCTTGCTGAGAAGGATATTACTTTACAGGTCCTTACCCGAGAAAATGAACGCCTTAGAATCAATGAAGCTGCAGCTCTTGAGAACATCAAAGAGTTGAAGAGGTTGCTTTCAACCACAGCAACAGAAACAGCATCaccagcaacaacaacagccaCATCACCAGCAACATCAACAgcaacacctccaccaacacctccaccaaaaCTAGCAGGTTTGGGAGCAGAGTTGAAGGAACTGGAGGCATTAAAGAACAGAGAGAATAATGGAAGTAAGAGACTAGCCAAAGTTCTTCATATTGATCTTGAGGATCTAAGAGTTCCAAATGGATACAAGGAAGCAGATGGGGACTCTGAAATAGATGAGACGCTCAAGGGATCAATATTTGATGTGGACTCGCCAGGGCCAATTCCCCATCACCGCAGAGCATCTTCATCATTTACTGATGATACAATAAATTCTGAAGATCTTGATATTCTAGATGGGAGCCAGCTTGATGATTTAGATCATGATAGAAACGGACATAGAAAGAAGAGAGCATTAATAAGAAGATTTGGAGATCTTCTGAAAAAAACAAGCTTCCACAGGAGGGAGGCAACGATTAGCTAA